The following are from one region of the Methylophilus sp. DW102 genome:
- a CDS encoding sigma-70 family RNA polymerase sigma factor → MSETLAWCGIDLKWAYTDVLRRIGRRTACVQRAKDILHDALVFFAVSSHPAREESPQAYLNGIVNHLLVDEFRYRTRFVDEEQMDETALILDCTPEQLYETRQKLHHLQRIVDLLPEKCRQVFWLYHVDEMKQREIALHLDISTSMVEKHLIRAMLDIRAFQQSLNH, encoded by the coding sequence ATGAGCGAGACACTGGCATGGTGCGGGATCGATTTAAAATGGGCTTACACGGATGTGTTGCGTCGCATTGGTCGGCGAACAGCCTGTGTGCAGCGGGCCAAAGATATTTTGCATGATGCGCTGGTGTTTTTTGCCGTTTCCAGCCATCCGGCACGTGAAGAGTCGCCACAGGCCTATTTAAACGGCATCGTGAATCATCTGCTGGTCGATGAGTTCAGATACCGCACCCGCTTTGTCGATGAGGAGCAGATGGACGAAACCGCCCTGATCCTCGACTGCACGCCAGAGCAGCTGTATGAAACTCGGCAAAAACTGCATCATTTGCAACGTATTGTGGATTTATTGCCAGAAAAATGCCGCCAGGTATTCTGGCTCTATCACGTCGATGAAATGAAGCAACGCGAAATCGCCTTGCATCTGGATATCAGTACCAGCATGGTAGAAAAACACCTGATTCGAGCCATGCTGGATATCCGTGCATTTCAGCAAAGCCTGAACCATTAA